A single region of the bacterium genome encodes:
- a CDS encoding ferritin family protein, whose amino-acid sequence MDAKTANMIQAVKDAIMTEIKGQQLYSHAAATTEDPAAKAMFTALARDEDEHVALLQAQHRSLVDAGRIDLSQVHPAEVDHGAGHVIDDSFRKSIKRGTFEMAVIGIGCDLENKAISYYKEQAGKAEDPDLKQLFTWLAEWEVGHLEQLVELEKMLQDEYWADQGFSPM is encoded by the coding sequence ATGGACGCCAAGACAGCGAACATGATCCAGGCGGTCAAGGACGCCATCATGACCGAGATCAAGGGCCAGCAGCTTTACTCGCATGCCGCGGCCACCACCGAGGATCCCGCCGCCAAGGCCATGTTCACGGCGCTCGCGCGCGACGAGGACGAGCACGTCGCCCTGCTGCAGGCCCAGCACCGCAGCCTCGTCGATGCCGGCCGCATCGACCTCTCCCAGGTGCATCCCGCCGAGGTGGACCACGGCGCCGGGCACGTCATCGACGACAGCTTCCGCAAGTCCATCAAGCGCGGCACCTTCGAGATGGCCGTCATCGGCATCGGCTGCGACCTGGAGAACAAGGCCATCAGCTACTACAAGGAGCAGGCCGGCAAGGCCGAGGATCCCGATCTCAAGCAGCTCTTCACCTGGCTGGCCGAGTGGGAGGTGGGCCACCTGGAGCAGCTGGTGGAACTGGAGAAGATGTTGCAGGACGAGTACTGGGCCGATCAGGGGTTCTCGCCGATGTAG
- a CDS encoding ABC transporter permease has product MTSILIGIGTFSLNALQNAGRGSMLLLEIVMQLPQMWRMRREIANQMHIVVVGSMPLVVTTSIFVGAVTAVQAVYQMQAYVPMKFLGTVISKSVFIELGPVLVALVVGGRLCANYAAELGTMKVTEQLDALEMLAIDPMRHLAMPRFVATFLMMPVITIFADAIAIFSGYLISVGTMDVTASTFKEGLLAFFEMRDLLSGLIKAFFFGAIIAMSGLFFGLNTRGGAEGVGNATMMAVVGSCVSVLVADYFLATILFQIIFGD; this is encoded by the coding sequence ATGACATCCATCCTCATCGGCATCGGCACCTTCTCGCTCAACGCCCTGCAGAACGCAGGTCGCGGCAGCATGCTTTTGCTCGAGATCGTCATGCAGCTGCCGCAGATGTGGCGCATGCGGCGCGAGATAGCCAACCAGATGCACATCGTGGTGGTGGGGTCGATGCCCCTGGTGGTCACCACCTCGATCTTCGTGGGCGCGGTGACCGCCGTGCAGGCCGTCTACCAGATGCAGGCCTACGTGCCAATGAAGTTCCTGGGCACTGTCATCTCCAAATCGGTATTCATCGAGCTCGGCCCGGTGCTGGTGGCGCTGGTGGTGGGCGGCCGGCTCTGCGCCAACTACGCCGCCGAGCTGGGCACCATGAAGGTCACCGAGCAGCTGGACGCCCTGGAGATGCTGGCCATCGACCCCATGCGGCACCTGGCCATGCCGCGCTTCGTGGCCACGTTCTTGATGATGCCGGTGATCACGATCTTCGCCGACGCCATCGCCATCTTCAGCGGCTACCTCATCTCGGTCGGCACCATGGACGTGACCGCCAGCACCTTCAAGGAGGGTCTGCTGGCGTTCTTCGAGATGCGCGACCTGCTCAGCGGCCTGATCAAGGCTTTCTTCTTCGGCGCCATCATCGCCATGTCGGGGCTGTTCTTCGGCCTCAACACGCGCGGCGGCGCGGAGGGCGTGGGCAACGCCACCATGATGGCCGTGGTCGGCAGTTGCGTGAGCGTGCTGGTGGCGGACTACTTCCTGGCCACCATCCTCTTTCAGATCATCTTCGGGGACTGA
- a CDS encoding ABC transporter ATP-binding protein, whose translation MPDFRVDDPASREGIVLQGLTKTFQERKVLDGLDFTIDRGETVVIIGRSGEGKSVLLKHIVRLLEPEEGRVWIDGEEITSMRKRKLFEVRKRFGMLFQGAALFDSLTICENVGLGLREHGNHSDEEIRERACKCLAQVGLSQVEDKLPSQLSGGMKKRAGLARAIAMQPDYILYDEPTTGLDPITSDAINDLILQLQAELKVTSIVVTHDMASAFKVADRIAMISTGRIIYAAGVDETRDTDHPMVRQFIDGSAQGPLTVF comes from the coding sequence ATGCCCGACTTCCGCGTCGACGACCCCGCGTCGCGCGAGGGGATCGTGCTGCAGGGCCTGACCAAGACCTTCCAGGAGCGCAAGGTGCTCGACGGACTCGACTTCACCATCGACCGCGGCGAGACGGTGGTGATCATCGGACGCAGCGGCGAGGGCAAGTCGGTCCTGTTGAAGCACATCGTCCGCCTGCTGGAGCCCGAGGAGGGCCGGGTCTGGATCGATGGCGAGGAGATCACGTCCATGCGCAAGCGCAAGCTGTTCGAGGTGCGCAAGCGCTTCGGCATGCTTTTCCAGGGCGCGGCGCTCTTCGACTCGCTGACCATCTGCGAGAACGTGGGGCTGGGCCTGCGGGAACACGGCAACCATTCCGACGAGGAGATCCGCGAACGCGCCTGCAAGTGCCTCGCGCAGGTCGGCCTGAGCCAGGTGGAGGACAAGCTGCCGTCGCAGCTCTCGGGCGGCATGAAGAAGCGGGCGGGACTGGCGCGGGCCATCGCCATGCAGCCCGACTACATTCTCTACGACGAGCCGACCACGGGGCTGGATCCGATCACCTCGGACGCCATCAACGACCTGATCCTGCAGCTGCAGGCCGAGCTCAAGGTGACGTCCATCGTGGTCACGCACGACATGGCCAGCGCCTTCAAGGTGGCCGATCGCATCGCCATGATCTCGACCGGTCGCATCATCTACGCCGCGGGCGTCGACGAGACCCGCGACACGGACCACCCGATGGTCCGCCAGTTCATCGACGGAAGCGCGCAGGGTCCGCTGACTGTCTTCTAG
- a CDS encoding MCE family protein, whose product MGSKKEVQVGIAVILSLIILVWGTLWFKQVRFSGGIERYFVEFNSVGGLQGGDRVQVRGIRLGAVEDFDIHGDKVRVRFYLDDLADLRQDAKITLTSQGIVGEMLLEILPGKGETAPEGYVFQGRALQDMNAMMDEGTETLADTRALTREVTEFLAEIREGGRLLGVIDDTRHVMNTFERVTGDIAPDIETLVADLDETANAIRMAVAGPDSLLTGALQGAEASLARVDTLSQQLTRATTLLTEVLRRLEAGEGSAGRLLRDDSLYARAESTIVAVQDLIADMKARPKRYFHVSLF is encoded by the coding sequence ATGGGCAGCAAGAAGGAAGTCCAGGTCGGTATCGCCGTCATCCTGTCCCTGATCATCCTGGTCTGGGGCACGCTCTGGTTCAAGCAGGTGCGCTTCTCGGGCGGGATAGAGCGCTATTTCGTCGAGTTCAACTCCGTGGGCGGCCTGCAGGGCGGCGACAGGGTCCAGGTGCGCGGCATCCGCCTGGGCGCGGTCGAGGACTTCGACATACACGGCGACAAGGTCCGCGTCCGCTTCTACCTGGACGACCTGGCCGACCTGCGCCAGGACGCCAAGATCACACTCACGAGCCAGGGCATCGTGGGCGAGATGCTGCTCGAGATCCTGCCGGGCAAGGGCGAGACCGCACCGGAGGGCTACGTCTTCCAGGGCCGGGCCCTGCAGGATATGAACGCCATGATGGACGAGGGGACCGAGACGCTCGCCGATACCCGCGCGCTCACCCGGGAAGTCACCGAGTTTCTGGCCGAGATACGCGAAGGCGGGCGCCTGTTGGGCGTGATCGACGATACACGCCACGTCATGAACACTTTCGAGCGTGTGACCGGCGACATCGCGCCGGACATCGAGACCCTCGTGGCCGACCTCGACGAGACCGCCAACGCCATACGCATGGCCGTGGCCGGTCCCGACAGCCTGCTCACCGGCGCCCTGCAGGGCGCCGAGGCGTCCCTGGCGCGCGTCGATACCCTGTCGCAGCAGCTCACGCGCGCCACGACCCTGCTGACGGAGGTGCTGCGGCGCCTCGAGGCGGGAGAGGGCAGCGCCGGCCGCCTGCTGCGGGATGATTCCTTGTACGCGCGGGCCGAATCGACCATCGTGGCGGTGCAGGACCTGATCGCCGACATGAAGGCGCGGCCCAAACGCTACTTCCATGTGAGCCTGTTCTAG
- a CDS encoding flagellar hook protein FlgE, which yields MSALHTALAGMIAHQDRMAGIADRVSRWRLGGSGSATAPVDLVKDVVEAKQILRGFQAGSSVLRTADRMTGLLLDVHA from the coding sequence ATCTCCGCCCTGCACACCGCCCTTGCCGGCATGATCGCCCATCAGGACCGCATGGCCGGCATCGCCGACCGCGTGTCGCGCTGGCGCCTGGGCGGGAGCGGTTCCGCCACGGCGCCCGTCGATCTGGTCAAGGACGTCGTCGAGGCCAAGCAGATCCTGCGGGGCTTCCAGGCCGGCTCCTCCGTCCTGCGCACCGCCGACCGCATGACCGGCCTCCTGCTGGACGTTCACGCCTGA